Genomic DNA from Klebsiella variicola:
CGCCGTCGAAGTGATCCGCAGCTGTGATTTAGTCATTACGCCAGACACCTCGATCGTGCATATCGCCCGGGCCTTCGATAAACCGATGGTGGCGGTCTATAACAAGCGCAAACTCAAGGATACCGGGCTGCCCGGCTATCACATCTGGGCGCCGGGCTATGACAAGGCGAAACAGATCGTCTGTGAAGAAGCGAATGTCGCCGATGTGGCGATTGAGTCGGTGTGGCCCGTGATTAAAGAGCAGGCCGACCGGCTGGTCGCCGCCCGCAGTTGATTTAAAAGTGAATATAAAAAAGGGCCGCTGACGGCCCTTTTTGTTAGCGTTTTTCCGCCAGCCCTTTGCTGAGCGCGATGCCCAGCGGCAGCCAGAACAGCACCCAGGTTTCCCGGGGGTTGCTGATGATAAACATTCCCTGCGAGGCCATAAACACCAGCGCGTAAAACAGGATCGCCAGACTGTAGCGGCTGTCGGTGTGGCGCTTGCGCCACGCCTGCCATAGCCCGCAGGCAATGACCGCCAGCAGCAGCAGTAACCCCAGGATGCCGCCTTTCAGCAGGGCGCCCATATACACGCTGTGGGTGGTGGTGATGTGCTCGCCGCTGTAGTTGATGAAATCCAGTTCATAGCTGAAACCGCGCCCCAGCCACGGCTGGCTGGCCATCTCCGACAGCGTATGGTGCCAGATGCTCAGGCGCAGCCCGCTTTGGGTACCAAGCTCCTCGAAACGGGCGAGCAGCATGTCGCCCACCGGCGTCATGACCAAAAGCAGCGCTACCAGCACAGCCAGCGCCGCGGCGATCAGCAGGTTGCGGCGGGTGAAGACGTGCAGGTGCAACGTGCAGCCGACCGCCAGCACCAGGGCGATGATCGGCCCACGGCTTTGGGTGAGCAGCAGCATCACCAGCATGATGACCACCGGCAGATAGAGCCAGTGGCTGGCTTTTTCTTTCAGTAGCATGCCGCAGATTAAAATGCCGATGCCGCAGTAACCGGCAAGGTCGATAACGTTCGTTGGTCCGGGGTTCTCGGGGGAGACCGCTCGTGCAGTGAGGACCAGCGTATGGTCGATAATCAGCGTCCACAGGGAGAGCACGGTGATCCCGCCAACCACCGCCAGCATGGCCAGGCGGCGGGTTCGTTCGTCGCTGAGCAGCATCGTCATCAGCAACAGATACCCCGTCAGATACACGCCGTGGGTGATCGGCGAGTCAATATGCTGCGGCGTATGTCCCCACAGGTTACTGAGGGCGTAATAGATAAAGAAAGCCG
This window encodes:
- a CDS encoding O-antigen ligase family protein encodes the protein MSTLKVSNFARQGYSIVFPLFLFFSAIFCMSTRTNNLLHLSILLLLLSLVRQENRQALAGVLREQWQTWTLLAAFFIYYALSNLWGHTPQHIDSPITHGVYLTGYLLLMTMLLSDERTRRLAMLAVVGGITVLSLWTLIIDHTLVLTARAVSPENPGPTNVIDLAGYCGIGILICGMLLKEKASHWLYLPVVIMLVMLLLTQSRGPIIALVLAVGCTLHLHVFTRRNLLIAAALAVLVALLLVMTPVGDMLLARFEELGTQSGLRLSIWHHTLSEMASQPWLGRGFSYELDFINYSGEHITTTHSVYMGALLKGGILGLLLLLAVIACGLWQAWRKRHTDSRYSLAILFYALVFMASQGMFIISNPRETWVLFWLPLGIALSKGLAEKR